In the genome of Fusarium fujikuroi IMI 58289 draft genome, chromosome FFUJ_chr02, one region contains:
- a CDS encoding related to putative L-asparaginase precursor, with amino-acid sequence MEYRVQEQTTPRLKPRLIIHGGAGNIQHDTYPPEQFRAYRKALIDIVTRADQYMRSHEIVSEKSSKKLPSALDTATYAVRLLENNPLFNSGHGAVFTRDGVIELEASVMVSRGYKKRGVGVMGLRHVKNPILLARAMLEHGEDDLEANPRGVKSGDLDVPSAQGHTQLYGKAAEQLAQQYGLELVDPSYFFTQRRWDEHIRALKREKKGQGQATWSATEYLPQGTCGAVALDQDGVICAATSTGGLTNKLTGRIGDTPAIGSGFWAEEWTEDGDPTGSSTWDRLKNAMTQPAPSLVLSDVLRGTLADCFPTPVTYTPLELSGKRVSTTRSIGGSGTGNGDSFLRTNALRTLAAMARWKPESGSKAVTHVAGPGGELERSAGDRWRRTGEGEGGIIGIESVVVRDSHGQIIETRSEVLMDFNCGGMFRAWIDDEGEPQMSIFSNEPSSDL; translated from the exons ATGGAGTACCGAGTTCAAGAACAAACAACACCCAGACTGAAGCCTCGTCTGATCATTCACGGAGGCGCAGGTAATATCCAGCACGATACGTACCCACCGGAACAGTTTCGGGCTTATCGTAAAGCTCTCATTGACATT GTCACCAGAGCGGACCAGTACATGAGAAGTCATGAGATAGTCTCGGAAAAGTCATCCAAGAAGCTGCCTTCAGCTTTAGATACCGCAACCTACGCAGTCCGTCTTCTGGAGAACAATCCCCTATTCAACAGCGGACACGGCGCTGTGTTCACTCGCGATGGAGTCATTGAACTAGAGGCCTCAGTCATGGTATCCCGTGGTTATAAGAAGCGAGGTGTCGGTGTCATGGGTCTACGCCATGTGAAGAATCCCATCCTCCTAGCCCGAGCAATGCTTGAACATGGCGAAGACGATCTGGAGGCGAATCCCCGAGGAGTCAAGTCAGGCGATCTTGATGTCCCATCCGCACAGGGACATACACAGCTCTATGGAAAGGCCGCCGAGCAACTCGCGCAACAGTACGGACTAGAACTTGTCGACCCTAGTTACTTCTTCACCCAACGTCGTTGGGATGAGCATATCCGGGCTCttaagagagaaaagaaaggtcAGGGGCAAGCAACCTGGAGTGCGACTGAGTATCTACCTCAAGGAACATGCGGAGCAGTAGCCCTTGATCAAGACGGCGTGATCTGCGCCGCAACCAGTACAGGAGGTCTAACGAATAAGCTCACTGGTCGTATTGGCGACACGCCTGCAATTGGGTCAGGCTTCTGGGCAGAGGAATGGACCGAGGATGGTGATCCGACCGGGTCGTCCACGTGGGATCGCTTGAAGAATGCCATGACCCAGCCGGCCCCCTCACTGGTGCTCAGCGATGTTCTGAGAGGAACTTTGGCAGACTGCTTTCCGACTCCTGTGACGTATACTCCCCTCGAGCTCAGTGGTAAACGAGTCTCAACCACGAGATCCATTGGTGGCTCTGGAACTGGCAACGGCGATTCCTTTCTGAGGACAAATGCGCTACGAACCCTTGCAGCTATGGCGAGGTGGAAACCAGAGTCGGGTTCCAAGGCTGTAACTCATGTTGCAGGCCCAGGCGGAGAGCTGGAAAGAAGTGCGGGTGATAGATGGCGCCGGACAGGTGAGGGTGAAGGCGGCATCATTGGCATCGAGAGTGTTGTCGTTCGTGATTCGCATGGCCAAATCATTGAGACTCGGTCTGAAGTCCTAATGGATTTCAACTGCGGAGGCATGTTTCGAGCCTGGATTGATGACGAGGGAGAGCCCCAAAtgagcatcttcagcaatgAGCCGTCGAGCGATCTATAG
- a CDS encoding probable TIM17-mitochondrial inner membrane import translocase subunit, producing the protein MDHGRDPCPWVILNDFGGAFCMGAIGGTIWHGIKGFRNSPYGERRIGAITAIKMRAPVLGGNFGVWGGLFSTFDCAVKGVRQKEDPYNAIIAGFFTGGSLAIRGGYKAARNGAIGCAVLLAVIEGVGIGFSKMLAGSTKLEAPQPPPQEATL; encoded by the exons ATGGATCACGGACGAGACCCCTGCCCTTGGGTCATTCTTAATGACTTTGGTGGTGCTTTTTGCATGGGC GCTATTGGTGGTACCATCTGGCACGGAATCAAGGGCTTCCGCAACTCCCCCTATGGCGAGCGACGTATTGGCGCCATCACAGCCATCAAGATGCGCGCCCCGGTTCTCGGTGGTAACTTTGGTGTCTGGGGTGGCCTCTTCTCAACGTTCGACTGCGCTGTGAAGGGTGTTCGCCAGAAGGAGGATCCTTACAACGCTATCATTGCTGGTTTCTTCACTGGTGGTTCTCTCGCCATCCGAGGTGGCTACAAGGCCGCTCGAAACGGTGCCATCGGTTgtgctgttcttcttgccgtCATCGAGGGTGTTGGTATTGGTTTCTCAAAGATGCTTGCTGGTAGCACCAAGTTAGaagctcctcagcctccacCTCAGGAGGCCACTCTGTGA